A genomic segment from Glycine soja cultivar W05 chromosome 20, ASM419377v2, whole genome shotgun sequence encodes:
- the LOC114401268 gene encoding auxin-induced protein 22B-like yields the protein MENTTVTYQTDLNLKATELRLGLPGTEESEDKTLSAGARINNKRPLTETSDECASNGTSSAPHEKTETAPPAKTKIVGWPPIRSYRKNSLQESEGAGIYVKVSMDGAPFLRKIDLKVYGGYTQLLKSLENMFKLTIGEHSEKEGYKGSDYAPTYEDKDGDWMLVGDVPWDMFVTSCKRLRIMKGSEARGLGCAV from the exons ATGGAAAACACTACTGTGACATATCAAACTGATCTCAACCTCAAGGCAACAGAGCTTAGACTGGGGCTTCCAGGAACAGAAGAAAGTGAGGATAAAACACTGTCAGCAGGTGCTAGAATTAACAACAAAAGACCTTTAACTGAAACCTCTGATGAGTGTGCTTCAAATGGTACTTCTAGTGCTCCACATGAGAAAACTGAAACAGCCCCTCCTGCCAA GACTAAGATAGTGGGGTGGCCACCAATCAGATCCTATAGGAAGAACAGCCTTCAGGAGAGTGAGGGTGCTGGAATTTATGTGAAAGTGAGCATGGATGGAGCCCCTTTCCTCAGAAAGATTGACTTGAAGGTCTATGGAGGCTACACACAACTCCTCAAATCTCTAGAAAATATGTTCAAGTTGACCATAG GAGAGCATTCTGAAAAAGAAGGTTATAAGGGATCTGACTATGCACCTACATATGAAGACAAAGATGGTGACTGGATGTTAGTTGGAGATGTTCCATGGGA CATGTTTGTGACTTCTTGCAAAAGGCTAAGAATCATGAAAGGATCAGAGGCAAGGGGTTTGGGTTGTGCTGTATGA